The Fragaria vesca subsp. vesca linkage group LG2, FraVesHawaii_1.0, whole genome shotgun sequence genome includes a window with the following:
- the LOC101311940 gene encoding probable pre-mRNA-splicing factor ATP-dependent RNA helicase-like, which translates to MASSIVRTERKRKLCLINQSVSSDSKRSKPNSGGGATSSNLDRVVSNSIDLIINNRWTGRPYSERYYNILEKRRTLPVWQHKQKFLQDLKATQCLVLVGETGSGKTTQIPQFVLEAVADNVYPELTRRKKKMMIACTQPRRVAAMSVSRRVAEEMDVAIGEEVGYSIRFEECTSERTLLKYLTDGMLLREAMTDPLFGRYNVIILDEAHERTLATDLLFGILKEVLKVRADLKLVVMSATLEAKKFQHYFNGAPLIEVPGRLFPVEIFYTQQPERDYLEAAIRTVLQILTCEAPGDVLLFLTGEEEIEEACLIINREITKINHKCYIGPVKVMPLYSTLPPAMQQKVFEQIPERKIVVSTNISETSLTIDGVVYVVDPGFSKQKVYNPRAHVESLLVSPISKASARQRSGRAGRTQPGKCYRLYTQKSFQNDLQQETYPEILRSNLANTVLTMKKLGAEDLCHYDFMDPPAPETMMDALEVLYFLGALDEDGNLTKVGETMSEFPLDPQMSKMLIVSPQYNCSNEILTISAMLSVPTPFIRPRDETKEANEAKSAFAHIDGDHLTLLNVYHAYKQHNEDPSWCYDNYLSHKALQAADNVRQQLMRIMTRLNLKLCSTDLRSPDYYINTRKALLAGYFRQVAHRQRSGEYLTRKEKQVVHLHPSSSLDHKPEFLIYNEYVFTSRSFIRTVTKISGEWLVEYNI; encoded by the coding sequence ATGGCTAGTTCTATAGTCCGCACCGAAAGGAAGAGGAAGCTGTGCTTGATCAACCAGTCAGTCTCATCCGACTCCAAGAGGAGCAAACCAAATAGTGGTGGGGGAGCAACCTCATCGAACCTCGACAGAGTTGTAAGCAATAGTATTGATCTCATCATCAACAACAGGTGGACTGGAAGGCCTTACTCAGAAAGGTACTATAACATCCTTGAGAAGAGGAGAACTTTGCCTGTTTGGCAACATAAACAGAAGTTCTTGCAGGACCTCAAGGCCACCCAATGCTTAGTTTTAGTTGGTGAGACCGGAAGTGGTAAAACAACTCAGATTCCTCAATTTGTTTTGGAAGCTGTTGCTGATAATGTATATCCAGAACTAACAAGAAGAAAGAAGAAGATGATGATCGCATGTACTCAGCCCCGCAGAGTGGCTGCAATGTCAGTGTCACGCCGTGTTGCGGAAGAGATGGATGTGGCCATTGGGGAAGAGGTTGGTTACAGTATTCGTTTCGAGGAATGCACCAGTGAGAGGACATTGTTGAAGTACTTAACTGATGGTATGCTTTTAAGAGAAGCAATGACAGATCCACTGTTTGGGAGATACAATGTCATAATTCTTGATGAAGCTCATGAAAGAACTTTGGCTACTGATCTTCTATTTGGGATTCTCAAAGAAGTGTTGAAAGTCAGAGCTGATCTGAAGCTGGTTGTGATGAGTGCTACTCTTGAGGCCAAGAAGTTTCAACATTATTTCAATGGTGCACCCCTCATAGAAGTTCCTGGCAGACTTTTTCCTGTGGAGATTTTTTATACTCAGCAACCCGAAAGGGATTACTTGGAGGCAGCAATACGAACTGTTCTACAGATTCTTACGTGCGAGGCTCCTGGAGATGTGCTTCTTTTCCTAACTGGAGAGGAGGAAATAGAAGAAGCATGCCTGATAATTAATAGAGAAATTACTAAAATCAATCACAAGTGTTACATTGGTCCTGTGAAAGTGATGCCATTGTATTCAACTCTCCCACCTGCTATGCAACAGAAAGTGTTTGAGCAAATTCCTGAGAGGAAAATTGTGGTGTCAACAAACATTTCAGAGACTTCTCTTACCATAGATGGAGTTGTTTATGTTGTAGACCCGGGATTTTCCAAACAGAAAGTTTATAACCCTCGAGCGCATGTTGAGTCCTTGTTGGTGTCTCCAATTTCCAAGGCAAGTGCACGGCAGAGGTCAGGGCGTGCCGGAAGAACTCAGCCAGGAAAATGCTATAGACTCTACACACAGAAAAGTTTCCAGAATGATCTGCAGCAAGAGACATATCCAGAAATATTGAGATCAAACCTTGCAAATACAGTACTCACCATGAAAAAACTAGGAGCAGAGGATTTGTGTCATTATGATTTCATGGATCCTCCTGCTCCTGAGACAATGATGGATGCACTAGAGGTTTTGTACTTTTTGGGAGCCCTTGATGAAGATGGTAACTTAACCAAGGTGGGGGAGACTATGAGTGAATTTCCATTAGACCCTCAGATGTCAAAGATGCTCATTGTCAGCCCTCAGTACAACTGCTCCAATGAGATTTTGACAATTTCTGCAATGCTTTCTGTTCCCACTCCATTTATCCGGCCTAGAGATGAGACTAAAGAAGCCAACGAAGCCAAATCTGCATTTGCGCATATTGATGGAGATCACCTCACTTTGCTCAATGTGTATCATGCATACAAGCAACACAATGAGGATCCATCCTGGTGCTATGACAACTATCTTAGTCATAAGGCATTGCAGGCTGCAGACAATGTTAGGCAGCAGCTGATGCGCATCATGACTCGTCTTAACCTCAAGCTATGTAGTACTGACTTGCGTAGTCCTGACTACTACATCAACACAAGAAAGGCTCTTCTTGCAGGATATTTCAGGCAAGTAGCTCATCGACAACGCAGCGGAGAGTACTTGACAAGGAAGGAGAAACAAGTGGTACATTTGCATCCCTCGAGTTCTTTGGATCACAAACCTGAGTTTTTGATCTACAATGAGTATGTCTTTACAAGCAGGAGTTTTATCCGAACAGTGACAAAGATTAGTGGTGAATGGCTAGTCGAGTACAACATCTGA
- the LOC101312229 gene encoding cysteine-rich repeat secretory protein 11-like, producing MDFPTKPSLLFSSALLFLTTLASFSSLATAVDYTSLVYKGCANQKFQDSTGIYSQNLQSLFNSLVSSAQQKKTFFTTTSGDSPNAITGLYQCRGDLSTADCSTCVTKLPSLTQKLCGEVIAARVQLSGCYLRYEISGLKQVSGTQLLYKICNKASGSSDFQEKRDSAFEKLESGIKNGSVLFYTGSYESVYVLGQCEGDLGSSDCVDCVKSASEKAGSECGDAVSGQIYQHKCYISYSYYAKGVPNLTSSSGTVGSNHHTTQKTVAIVVGGVAAVGFVCVCLMFIRSLIKKRSANKYGDYY from the exons ATGGATTTCCCCACAAAACCATCCCTTTTGTTCTCCTCTGCTCTGCTTTTCCTCACAACCCTTGCCTCCTTCTCCTCTCTAGCCACAGCTGTGGACTACACATCCTTGGTTTACAAGGGCTGTGCTAATCAAAAATTCCAAGACTCAACTGGGATATACTCCCAAAACCTCCAATCTCTATTCAACTCTCTAGTCTCTTCAGCCCAGCAGAAAAAGACCTTCTTCACCACCACCTCCGGTGACTCCCCAAATGCAATCACAGGTCTCTACCAGTGCAGAGGAGACCTCTCCACAGCTGATTGCTCCACCTGTGTCACAAAGCTTCCATCTTTAACCCAAAAACTCTGTGGAGAAGTCATAGCAGCTAGAGTCCAGCTCAGTGGGTGCTACTTGCGTTATGAAATTTCTGGGTTGAAGCAGGTTTCAGGCACACAGCTGCTCTACAAGATTTGCAATAAGGCTAGTGGGTCTAGTGATTTTCAAGAGAAAAGGGACTCTGCTTTTGAGAAACTGGAGAGTGGGATCAAGAATGGTAGTGTGTTGTTCTATACTGGGAGCTATGAGTCTGTTTATGTTTTAGGCCAGTGTGAGGGAGATTTGGGCAGCAGTGATTGTGTTGATTGTGTCAAAAGTGCTTCTGAAAAAGCTGGTTCAGAGTGTGGTGATGCAGTTTCTGGGCAGATTTATCAGCACAAGTGCTATATCAGCTACAGCTACTATGCTAAAGGTGTCCCAAACTTAACTTCTTCTTCAG GGACTGTAGGGTCTAACCATCACACAACACAGAAGACAGTGGCCATTGTTGTGGGAGGTGTTGCAGCTGTGGGGTTTGTATGTGTATGCCTGATGTTTATCAGGTCCTTGATCAAGAAGCGTAGTGCCAACAAATATGGAGACTACTACTGA
- the LOC101312518 gene encoding mitochondrial import receptor subunit TOM9-2-like, whose translation MATPARKGGISLPERRNPKKDDGVLTKISQSTIVAKGKQYSSDTMFVTKKLLKSTGKAAWIFGTTFLILVVPLIIEMDRDQQLTELELQQANILGTK comes from the coding sequence ATGGCAACCCCAGCTCGCAAAGGCGGCATCTCCCTCCCGGAGCGGCGGAACCCTAAGAAGGACGACGGCGTCCTAACCAAGATCTCCCAGTCCACAATCGTCGCCAAGGGCAAGCAGTACAGTTCCGACACCATGTTCGTGACCAAGAAGCTGCTCAAGAGCACCGGCAAGGCCGCCTGGATCTTCGGCACCACCTTCCTCATCCTCGTCGTGCCTCTCATCATCGAGATGGACCGCGACCAGCAGCTCACCGAGCTCGAGCTCCAGCAGGCCAACATCCTCGGCACCAAGTGA